A window of Choristoneura fumiferana chromosome 8, NRCan_CFum_1, whole genome shotgun sequence contains these coding sequences:
- the LOC141430003 gene encoding uncharacterized protein isoform X1: MDNTLTEKLLQAIKKRPVLYLSSHPNFKNKTCTLRAWKEVRIEVNEDVEVMKNRWKNLKDTYRKCKNARLGKGNRKAKLAHWIWAEDMSFLDTGKDTPQSPNGDLTSSIATPASPIEATTSPIETPTSPIETPNSPIETPAFPIETPTFSIESPTSLSIKQEIISDNDESDNDLQSPDTENGLSEEVLKNFEVTVFENSNDKFLSLKRKKSGPCDKTNNDNDNYTKHTRNNVESGIVQVNCDRVDLFFLGLAHSFKGLSHRTQINTKFELAKVIRDAELSDLQDNE; encoded by the exons ATGGATAATACTTTAACAGAAAAACTATTACAAGCTATAAAAAAGCGGCCAGTGCTTTATTTGTCTAGTCATcctaattttaaaaacaaaacttgcacATTACGAGCCTGGAAGGAGGTTCGAATAGAAGTAAATGAAGATG ttgaAGTCATGAAGAatcggtggaaaaatttgaaagacACTTATAGAAAATGCAAAAATGCAAGACTTGGGAAAGGAAATAGGAAAGCAAAACTAGCACATTGGATATGGGCTGAAGACATGAGTTTCCTTGACACAGGAAAAGACACTCCGCAGTCTCCGAATGGAGATCTAACGTCTTCGATTGCGACTCCAGCATCTCCTATTGAGGCAACAACATCTCCGATTGAGACCCCAACATCTCCGATTGAGACTCCAAATTCTCCGATTGAGACTCCAGCATTTCCGATTGAGACTCCAACATTCTCAATTGAGAGTCCAACATCTCTCAGCATTAAGCAAGAAATAATATCGGATAACGATGAATCTGACAATGATTTACAGTCCCCAGATACAGAAAACGGACTAAGTGAAGAGGTTCTTAAAAATTTCGAGGTAACAGTGTTTGAAAATAGCAATGATAAATTCTTAAgtctaaaaaggaaaaaatcagGCCCATGTGATAAAAcgaataatgataatgataattataCTAAACATACGCGAAACAACGTCGAATCTGGCATTGTCCAAGTGAATTGTGACCGTGTAGACTTATTTTTTCTAGGATTAGCTCATTCTTTCAAGGGACTATCACATAGAACTCAAATCAATACTAAATTTGAACTAGCGAAAGTTATAAGAGACGCTGAGCTTAGTGATCTTCAAGACAATGAATGA
- the LOC141430003 gene encoding uncharacterized protein isoform X2 yields the protein MKNRWKNLKDTYRKCKNARLGKGNRKAKLAHWIWAEDMSFLDTGKDTPQSPNGDLTSSIATPASPIEATTSPIETPTSPIETPNSPIETPAFPIETPTFSIESPTSLSIKQEIISDNDESDNDLQSPDTENGLSEEVLKNFEVTVFENSNDKFLSLKRKKSGPCDKTNNDNDNYTKHTRNNVESGIVQVNCDRVDLFFLGLAHSFKGLSHRTQINTKFELAKVIRDAELSDLQDNE from the coding sequence ATGAAGAatcggtggaaaaatttgaaagacACTTATAGAAAATGCAAAAATGCAAGACTTGGGAAAGGAAATAGGAAAGCAAAACTAGCACATTGGATATGGGCTGAAGACATGAGTTTCCTTGACACAGGAAAAGACACTCCGCAGTCTCCGAATGGAGATCTAACGTCTTCGATTGCGACTCCAGCATCTCCTATTGAGGCAACAACATCTCCGATTGAGACCCCAACATCTCCGATTGAGACTCCAAATTCTCCGATTGAGACTCCAGCATTTCCGATTGAGACTCCAACATTCTCAATTGAGAGTCCAACATCTCTCAGCATTAAGCAAGAAATAATATCGGATAACGATGAATCTGACAATGATTTACAGTCCCCAGATACAGAAAACGGACTAAGTGAAGAGGTTCTTAAAAATTTCGAGGTAACAGTGTTTGAAAATAGCAATGATAAATTCTTAAgtctaaaaaggaaaaaatcagGCCCATGTGATAAAAcgaataatgataatgataattataCTAAACATACGCGAAACAACGTCGAATCTGGCATTGTCCAAGTGAATTGTGACCGTGTAGACTTATTTTTTCTAGGATTAGCTCATTCTTTCAAGGGACTATCACATAGAACTCAAATCAATACTAAATTTGAACTAGCGAAAGTTATAAGAGACGCTGAGCTTAGTGATCTTCAAGACAATGAATGA